TGGGGAAACCAAGGGCACAATCGGACTGGCAGCCGGTATTCTCCACCTGCGGTGGGCCCCCGGTCAGTCCATCAACGAGGAAGATGCCCTCGCCGCCATGACAGCGGCCCGGAAGATATGCGGGAGCCAACGTTATCCCCTGCTTGTCACTTTGGCCGCGCCAGTTTGGCTAAGTTGCAGAGCGCGGAAGGTTCTTACTCGTCCGGGACCGGCCACCCGGATCGCCCTGCTGGGGTCATCACCGGTTGACGCCGTGATGGCCAAATTCTTTCTGGCCGGCAACTCCCTGCCCTGCCCGGCACGGTACTTCACGTCAGCTGACAAGGCCGCGGCCTGGCGTAGAGACATGGCCCGATGAGAACGGTACCAGGTCTGCACACCCGCATGGATTGTCGGTGGAGGCAGCCGCGGTCTTTCCCGGCATCCCGTCCTGACAGGGACCTGAGCCAACACTCAACACGGCGGCCGGAAACGGAAGCGCCCAACACGAAAGGGATGCCGGCACGTGGACGAAGACCATGCGACCCCGCAAAACGACCGCCTCAGTTCGCTGGCGGTCCAACTCGATGACGTTCTCACCCGGTTGGAGTCCGCCC
Above is a window of Arthrobacter sp. FB24 DNA encoding:
- a CDS encoding DUF7793 family protein; translation: MSLKAVRGVEESEVLIGETKGTIGLAAGILHLRWAPGQSINEEDALAAMTAARKICGSQRYPLLVTLAAPVWLSCRARKVLTRPGPATRIALLGSSPVDAVMAKFFLAGNSLPCPARYFTSADKAAAWRRDMAR